In one window of Acanthochromis polyacanthus isolate Apoly-LR-REF ecotype Palm Island chromosome 8, KAUST_Apoly_ChrSc, whole genome shotgun sequence DNA:
- the LOC110959692 gene encoding G-protein coupled receptor 22-like codes for MHILPCPEKEATMSNVTVTDNTEPISRTMSPATPSPYPYPVSFQVSLTGFLMLEILLGLSSNLTVLALYCMKSNLISSVSNIVTMNLHVLDVLVCVCCIPLTIVVVLLSLEGDTALVCCFHEACVSFASVATAANVLAITLDRYDISVKPANRVLTMGRALALLATIWVLSFVSFLVPFIEVGFFAQGHADLNQTVVENVVHTNQYYTELGLYYHLLAQIPIFFFTAVVMLITYSKILQALNIRIGTRFHASQKKKARRKKRPSMTAMTTQQEATDGSQSSGSRNPTLGMRTSVSVIIALRRAVKRHRERRERQKRVFRMSLLIVSTFLLCWTPITVLNTVILSVGPSDLMVKLRLGFLVMAYGTTIFHPLLYAFTRQKFQKVLKSKMKKRVVSIIEADPTPNNAIIHNSWIDPKRNKKVTFEDKDARLKCLSSEDVE; via the coding sequence ATGCATATCCTTCCCTGCCCAGAAAAAGAAGCCACCATGAGCAACGTCACGGTCACCGACAACACTGAACCCATCAGCCGCACCATGAGTCCGGCAACCCCCAGCCCATATCCCTATCCTGTTAGTTTTCAGGTCTCTCTGACAGGCTTCCTCATGCTAGAAATCCTGCTTGGCCTGAGCTCCAACCTAACAGTGCTTGCCCTCTACTGTATGAAGTCAAACCTCATTAGTTCTGTCAGTAACATCGTCACTATGAATCTCCACGTGCTGGACGTACTAGTTTGTGTGTGCTGCATTCCCCTCACCATTGTGGTCGTGTTACTCTCCCTGGAAGGAGACACTGCTCTCGTCTGCTGCTTCCACGAAGCCTGCGTCTCTTTTGCTAGTGTCGCCACTGCTGCTAATGTGCTTGCCATCACCCTAGATCGCTATGACATCTCTGTCAAACCAGCCAACCGAGTACTGACCATGGGACGTGCCCTGGCCCTGCTGGCTACCATTTGGGTGTTATCCTTTGTTAGCTTCCTTGTACCCTTTATTGAAGTGGGCTTCTTTGCCCAAGGCCATGCAGACCTGAACCAGACAGTGGTGGAGAATGTGGTCCACACTAACCAGTATTACACTGAGCTAGGCCTATACTACCACCTGCTTGCTCAGATTcctattttcttctttactgcCGTCGTCATGCTCATCACCTATTCCAAGATCCTGCAGGCTCTCAACATTCGCATTGGCACACGCTTCCACGcttcacagaagaagaaggctcGCAGGAAAAAGCGTCCATCCATGACGGCCATGACAACACAGCAAGAGGCCACTGATGGATCCCAGAGCAGCGGCAGCCGCAATCCCACACTGGGTATGCGCACCTCTGTCTCTGTCATCATTGCCTTGCGCAGGGCTGTAAAGCGCCACAGGGAACGCCGAGAGCGCCAGAAGAGGGTTTTCAGGATGTCCCTCCTGATTGTGTCTACTTTCTTGCTGTGCTGGACACCCATCACAGTGCTCAACACGGTCATCCTGAGCGTGGGCCCCAGTGACCTCATGGTCAAGTTGAGACTAGGCTTCCTGGTCATGGCTTATGGGACCACTATCTTTCACCCTCTACTGTATGCCTTCACCAGGCAGAAGTTCCAGAAAGTCTtgaaaagcaaaatgaagaaGCGAGTGGTGTCAATCATTGAGGCAGATCCTACCCCAAATAATGCTATTATTCACAACTCCTGGATCGAcccaaagaggaacaaaaaggTGACATTTGAGGACAAAGATGCCCGACTGAAATGTTTGTCATCTGAGGATGTGGAGTGA